A stretch of Lactuca sativa cultivar Salinas chromosome 6, Lsat_Salinas_v11, whole genome shotgun sequence DNA encodes these proteins:
- the LOC111897817 gene encoding RING-H2 finger protein ATL57 produces the protein MERQSEHRDEHHRLHSSPINTNLLSYRRSLLQDEETSRAIGSPTPSFTTNSPFDSSLALTILVLLTVLFFMAFFSLYIRRFTSSEDSLSGHQRRSAPHSRREKHGGVDATTVRSLPVVPYGGDSKIWGECSICLSEFEERETVKVIPYCRHGFHPVCIDRWLSSHVSCPLCRSTELFPAVDEV, from the coding sequence ATGGAGCGTCAGTCCGAACATCGCGATGAGCACCACCGCCTTCATTCTTCTCCGATCAACACCAACCTCCTTTCCTATCGCCGGAGCTTACTACAAGACGAAGAAACCTCCAGAGCTATCGGATCACCGACGCCATCCTTCACCACCAACTCACCTTTCGACTCTTCATTAGCACTCACAATCCTCGTCCTCCTCACTGTTCTCTTCTTCATGGCCTTCTTCTCTCTCTACATCCGCCGTTTCACCAGCTCCGAAGACTCTCTCTCCGGCCACCAACGTCGATCCGCGCCGCATTCCCGAAGAGAAAAACACGGCGGAGTTGATGCCACCACCGTCCGGTCTCTCCCGGTGGTTCCGTACGGTGGCGATTCGAAGATTTGGGGCGAATGCTCAATCTGTTTGAGTGAGTTTGAGGAGAGGGAAACAGTGAAAGTGATTCCGTATTGTCGTCATGGATTTCATCCTGTGTGCATCGACAGGTGGCTTTCATCGCACGTCTCATGTCCCTTATGCCGGTCGACTGAGCTATTTCCGGCCGTCGATGAGGTGTGA